The Phragmites australis chromosome 15, lpPhrAust1.1, whole genome shotgun sequence genome window below encodes:
- the LOC133893530 gene encoding bet1-like protein At4g14600: MAHPMRGSGPLRSRNVATSDEIQLRIDPVHGDLDEEIDGLHSRVRLLKGVAQEINSEAKFQNDFLNQLQMTLAKAQAGVKNNMRRLNKSIIQQGSNHVLHVVLFALFCFFVVYLLSKFSRR, translated from the exons ATGGCTCACCCGATGCGCGGCTCCGGGCCGCTCCGATCCAG GAACGTGGCGACTTCGGACGAGATCCAGCTCCGGATCGATCCGGTTCACGGGGATCTTGACGAGGAGATCGACGGGCTCCACTCGAGGGTCCGCCTATTGAAAGGG GTGGCCCAGGAGATAAATTCTGAAGCCAAGTTCCAGAATGATTTCCTTAACCAACTG CAAATGACCCTTGCAAAGGCTCAGGCTGGAGTGAAGAATAACATGCGAAGGTTGAACAAGAGTATCATCCAACAGGGCTCAAACCATGTTCTCCATGTTGTCCTCTTTGCTTTATTTTGCTTCTTCGTTGTCTATCTCTTGTCAAAATTCTCTAGAAGATAG